One Spinacia oleracea cultivar Varoflay chromosome 4, BTI_SOV_V1, whole genome shotgun sequence DNA segment encodes these proteins:
- the LOC110796521 gene encoding uncharacterized protein, with amino-acid sequence MGDEIISQYSKLRLEEEEGDVDLGDVVSDDPQDNLDLLLIGRMMTDRPYNVEAFKRTMKKVWAPVHNLVIRVLGPNLYAFQFFHWKDKEKVLQGRPWCFENTLILMKEIEGDEQPKQVVLTHSPFWVRIKKLPFNCRSNAHVKTLVAGMGELIEIEEDILGLDRYRRVKLLLDVTKPLLRVKRFKDRRGREIEAEFVYERLPFFLLCLWYNGTC; translated from the coding sequence ATGGGAGATGAAATTATTTCTCAATACTCTAAATTACGACTCGAAGAAGAGGAAGGAGATGTTGATCTTGGAGATGTGGTGTCTGATGACCCGCAAGATAACCTTGATCTATTGCTGATCGGGAGAATGATGACAGATCGTCCATACAACGTGGAAGCTTTTAAACGTACAATGAAAAAGGTATGGGCACCTGTGCATAATTTGGTTATTAGGGTTCTGGGGCCGAATTTGTATGCGTTTCAGTTCTTTCACTGGAAGGATAAGGAGAAAGTATTACAGGGGAGACCGTGGTGTTTTGAAAATACCCTAATTCTGATGAAGGAGATCGAAGGAGATGAACAACCGAAACAGGTAGTTCTGACTCATTCTCCGTTTTGGGTACGGATCAAGAAACTACCCTTCAACTGTCGATCTAATGCACACGTTAAAACCCTTGTCGCCGGAATGggcgaattaattgaaattgagGAGGACATACTTGGCCTTGACCGCTATCGCCGAGTAAAACTGTTGCTGGATGTTACCAAGCCGCTTTTGCGTGTTAAGAGGTTTAAGGATAGGCGAGGGAGGGAGATTGAAGCGGAGTTTGTGTACGAAAGACTTCCTTTTTTTCTGCTTTGCCTGTGGTATAATGGGACATGCTGA
- the LOC110796522 gene encoding uncharacterized protein encodes MAHKEEKKTSMHLSRIQQGKDESLRSYVKRFNLEAGQIPDLPDGVAFDNFIRGLKKGSFKFDLVKKSVWTMAEVLDEAEAFIHASEICSVPKEPRGSDTAEPEAKKEKFGKKTRPNGTWAIAKESDRVLAAAGQKRSRTYGRERFEYNTDLYTILMGVGSKFEIDRPFPMKSPPESRDPKLYYHFHSDIGHDTKECKSLNRALDGLAAKGFLKNYTSRNTGGSGKQFYKKNKSPPSEDDGNRTDPEYVAVISGGLAAGVLTMRGHKDYAKRLGQVMLSGKATADQFPKVEIGEADRGKIATPHDDPLVIELKIANLRVTRILVDTGSSSDIISFECLNRLQHDSSKIEKIHFPIIGFGGSVIHPVGIISLPPRMGSKRESCQMDGKSCL; translated from the exons ATGGCGCACAAAGAGGAAAAGAAGACAAGCATGCACCTGAGTCGGATCCAGCAAGGGAAAGATGAGTCATTGAGAAGTTATGTAAAGAGATTCAACTTAGAAGCAGGGCAGATTccagatttgccggatggggtGGCGTTTGACAATTTCATCAGGGGACTTAAGAAGGGTtccttcaagtttgatctggtgaAGAAAAGTGTGTGGACTATGGCCGAAGTGTtagatgaggccgaggccttcatccATGCAAGTGAAATTTGTAGCGTTCCAAAAGAACCCCGGGGAAGTGACACCGCTGAACCAGAGGCAAAGAAAGAAAAGTTTGGGAAAAAGACCCGACCTAatgggacgtgggctattgcaaaagagtcgGATAGAGTTTTAGCGGCGGCCGGACAGAAGAGGTCCAGAACTTATGGCCGAGAACGCTTTGAATATAACACAGATCTGTACACCATCCTAATGGGCGTTGGTTCCAAATTTGAGATTGACCGTCCGTTCCCAATGAAATCGCCGCCCGAAAGTAGGGACCCTAAACTATACTACCACTTTCatagtgacattgggcatgataCCAAGGAATGCAAAAGTCTCAATAGAGCACTGGACGGCCTCGCCGCCAAGGGATTTTTAAAGAACTACACAAGCAGAAACACTGGAGGGTCGGGAAAGCAattttacaaaaagaacaagtcacctccTTCTGAGGACGACGGAAATCGAACTGACCCCGAGTATGTGGCCGTCATATCAGGTGGACTAGCCGCTGGAGTGCTAACCATGAGAGGTCACAAAGATTATGCCAAGCGGCTGGGGCAAGTGATGTTGTCTGGAAAAGCTACAGCTGATCAGTTTCCTAAAGTAGAGATCGGTGAGGCCGATCGGGGAAAAATAGCTACTCCACATGACGACCCATTGGTGATCGAGCTGAAAATTGCCAATCTGAGAGTTACGCGCATTCTGGTTGATACAGGGAGTTCGTCGGACATCATCAGCTTCGAATGTTTAAATCGGTTGCAGCATGACTCCTCCAAGATAGAAAAGATTCATTTTCCGATTATCGGCTTTGGGGGTAGTGTCATACACCCCGTCGGTATCATCTCCCTTCCACCCCGGATGGGAAGTAAGAGGGAATCCTGTCAAATGGAC GGCAAAAGCTGTctgtaa
- the LOC110796516 gene encoding PITH domain-containing protein At3g04780: MAAESASAIQRSQVDLLEHIDWRSVECLNQSGSDSIANALKQGYREDDGLNLVSDADEQLLIYIPFTQVIKLHSIVIKGPEEEGPKTVKLYSNKEHMGFSNVNDFPPSDTIDLSTENIKGKPVVVKYVKFQNVRSLTIFIEDNQSGSELTKVQKIVLYGTTVETTDMKGLKKIDDQH; the protein is encoded by the exons ATGGCTGCCGAATCCGCCTCTGCAATTCAGAGAAGCCAa GTTGATTTGCTGGAGCATATCGATTGGAGGAGTGTCGAATGTCTCAATCAAAGCGGCAGCGATTCTATTGCCAACGCCCTTAAGCAG GGTTACCGTGAAGATGATGGCTTGAATCTAGTTAGTGATGCTGATGAGCAACTTTTGATCTACATTCCGTTTACCCAAGTCATAAAGCTGCATTCTATTGTTATCAAAGGACCAGAGGAGGAAG GTCCTAAAACTGTCAAGCTTTACTCGAACAAAGAACATATGGGATTTAG CAATGTGAACGACTTCCCTCCTAGTGATACAATTGATTTATCAACTGAGAATATCAAG GGAAAGCCTGTAGTTGTGAAGTATGtcaaatttcaaaatgttcGCAG CTTAACGATTTTCATTGAAGATAATCAGTCTGGATCAGAGCTGACCAAGGTTCAGAAGATTGTTCTGTACGGAACAAC GGTTGAGACAACAGATATGAAGGGTTTGAAGAAGATAGATGACCAGCATTAA